The following DNA comes from Micromonospora chokoriensis.
CGGTCGCGCGCCGACCGGTCACGTGGTCATCAACGACCCGCACCTGAGTCGCCGCCACGCCGAGGTGTGGCTGGCCCCGGAGGGCCTGTCCCTGCGGGACCTGGGTTCGACCAACGGCACCTGGCTCAACGACCGTCGGATCACCCAGGTGGAGTTGCTCTCCGACGGCGACGTGATCCGGTTGGGCCGTACCGAGCTGCGCCTGTTCGATCCCGGAGTGGCGCTCACCGATCCGGTGGGTCTCAGCTTCGGCCCGTCCCGGCGCGACGTCCGACCGACGCTGCCGCTGCCGTTGGCGACGCCGCCGGGCACGCGACGGTAAGCGCCGCCCACACCCGGGGCGCTCCCCGGATGGTTGTCGGACACCTGGATCGTCGGGGTCGAGCGTGGCAGCATGCCGCGGATGGAGACCGAGCAGCGGATCGTGACGGCGAACGGCATCACCCAGGCGGTACGCGTGGCCGGCCCGACCGACGGCACTCCGGTGCTGCTGATCCACGGCAACTGCTCGTCCGCGCTGTTCTGGGAACCGCTGGTCCGCCGCCTGCCACCGACGCAGCGGGTGGTCGCCCCCGACCTGCGCGGGTACGGCGACTCCGCGACCGCCCCGGTGGACGCCACCCGGGGCCTGCGGGACTTCACCGACGACGTGGCCGCTCTGCTGGACGACAGAACGCTCTTCGCGGCCGACGCCCGCCCGGTGGTGGTCGGGCACTCCCTCGGTGGCGGAGTGGCGATGCGCCTGCTGGTCGACCATCCGCACCGGGTGGGCGCGCTGCTGCTCGCAGCGCCCGTCTCCCCGTACGGGTTCGGCGGCACCCGTGACCTGATCGGCACGCCGACCACCCCCGACTTCGCCGGCACCGGCGCCGGCACCGCCAATCAGGACTTCGTCGCCCGGCTCGCGGCCGGCGACCGGGGCGTGGACGCGCCGGCCAGCCCCCGCGGCGTGCTGCGAGCCACCTATGTGGCCGATCCCGCCTCGCTCGGCGCTGACGAGGACCTGCTGCTGGACACCGTGCTCTCCACCGCCACCGGGGACGACAACTACCCGGGCACGGCGGTGCCCTCGGACAACTGGCCCGGCACCGCGCCGGGGGAGCGTGGCGTGCTCAACGCGCTCGCGCCGACCTGGTTCCGGGTCGCCGACGACCTGGTGGCCGTCGCCGAGAAACCCCCGATCGCCTGGGTACGCGGAGACGCCGACGTCATCGTCTCGGACACCTCACTGTTCGACCTGGCGTACCTGGGTTCGCTGGGTGTGGTGCCCGGCTGGCCGGGCGAGGAGGTCTGTCCTCCGCAGCCGATGGTCGGACAGACCCGCGCGGTGCTGGAGCGGTACGCGGCGGAAGGTGGGGCGTACCACGAGGTGGTGTTGCCCGGCTGTGGGCACAGCCCGCACCTGGAACGTCCGACGGAGTTCGTCGCGGAGCTGCTCGCCCTGACCAGCACGGCGACCACCTAGGCGGGCGGCTGCGCCGTGGGTGAAATATGCCACGGCGTCTCGACAACCCATCGTCACGTGGCAGACTCGCGCGCATAACCTTAGCGGCCGTTCAGTGGCCGTGCGGAGTCTCTGGGGAGGCCGGTCGTGGCGCGCGATTTCAGCACCGTGGGCGTGGTGGGGCTGGGCACCATGGGTGCCGGCATCGTCGAGGTCTTCGCCCGCAACGGCATCGACGTCGTGGCCGTGGAGATCTCCGAGCCGGCGCTGGAGCGCGGCCGGGCCACCCTCACCGGCTCCACCGACCGGGCGGTGGCCAAGGGCAAGCTCGCCGCGGCGGACCGCGACGCCCTGCACGAGCGGGTGCACTTCGCGGTCGGGCTGAACGCCCTGCACTCCGTCGACCTGGTCATCGAGGCGGTGCCCGAGCACCTGGACCTCAAGCAGCGGATCTTCGCGGAGCTGGACCGGGTCTGTCGGCCGGAGACCATCCTCGCCACCAACACCTCCTCGCTGAGCGTCACCGAGATCTCGGTGGCCACCAGCCGGCCCAACCAGGTGATCGGCATCCACTTCTTCAACCCGGCGCCGGTGATGAAGCTGGTCGAGGTGGTCCGCACCGTCGTCACCTCGCCCGAGGTGGTCGCCGACGTCGAGGCGCTCTGCGCCCGGCTCGGCAAGGTCGACGTCACCATCAACGACCGGGCCGGCTTCATCGCGAACGCGCTGCTCTTCGGTTACCTCAACCACGCGGTCGGCATGGTCGAGTCGCACTACGCGACGCGGGAGGACATCGACGCCGCCATGAAGCTCGGCTGCGGCCTGCCGATGGGCCCGCTGGCGCTGATGGACCTGATCGGTCTGGACACCGCGTACGAGATCCTGGACACCATGTACCGGCGCGGTGGCCGGGACCGCCGACACGCCCCGGTGCCACTGCTCAAGCAGATGGTGACGGCAGGGCTGCTCGGCCGGAAGTCGGGTCGGGGTTTCTACACCTACGAGCGGCCCGGCTCGCCGAAGGTCGTACCCGATGAGACGACGCCGCTGGCCACGGACACCGCGGTCGCCGGCGGCACGCGCGCCATCACCAAGATCGGCATTGTGGGTTCCGGGACGATGGCCACCGGGATCATCGAGGTCTTCGCGAAGGCCGGCTACGAGGTCGTCTCGGTGACCCGTGGCGTGGAGAAGTCCGCGACGGTCTGCGAGGCCGTGAAGACCTCGCTGAACAAGGGCGTGGTGCGGGGCAGGCTCACCGAGGACGACCGGGACGCCGCGCTCGGCCGGATCACCTGGTCGGCCACGCTGGACCACCTCGCCGACGTCGACCTGGTGGTCGAGGCGGTGGTCGAGGAGTTGAGCGTCAAGAAGGCCCTCTTCGCGAGCCTCGACGAGATCTGCAAGCCGGGCGTCGTGCTGGCGACCACCACCTCCTCGCTGCCGGTGATCGACGTGGCGATGGCCACCCAGCGGCCGGCCGACGTGGTGGGGCTGCACTTCTTCAACCCGGCGCCGGTCATGCCGCTGGTCGAGGTGGTCCGCACCATCCGCACCTCACCGGAGACCACCGCCACCGCCCGCGCGGTCTGCGCCGCGCTCGGCAAGACCGGCGTGGTCTGCGGCGACCGGTCCGGGTTCATCGTCAACGCGCTGCTCTTCCCGTACCTGAACGACGCGGTGAAGATGTTGGAGGCCAGCTACTCGACGGCCGACGACATCGACCACGCCATGAAGCTGGGCTGCGGCTACCCGATGGGCCCGTTCGAGCTGCTCGACGTGGTCGGGTTGGACGTTTCGCTGGCCATCCAGCGCGAGCTTTACCTGGAGCTGCGCGAGCCCGGCTTCGCGCCCGCGCCGCTGTTGGAACACCTGGTCACCGCCGGCTACCTGGGCCGCAAGACCCGCCGAGGCTTCCGCGACCACTCGCACCGCTGACCGGTCAACGCCGGAGGGTGCCGACGGCGTCTGCAGGGTGTGACCTTCGAGGAGTACGTCAGCAGCCGGGGCCCGGCGCTGGTCCGGCTCGCCCGGTTGCTGACCGGTGACGCCCACCGGGCCGAGGACCTCACCCAGGAGGTGCTGTCCCAGGCGTACGTGCAGTGGCGCCGGATCGCCCGCGCCGACCGGCCCGACGTGTACGTGCGCCGCATGCTGGTCAACGCCAACAACTCCTGGTGGCGTCGCCGGTCGAGCCGTGAGCTGGTCGTCGACACCTTCGCCGACCGGCCGCACCGTGGCGACCTCGGCGGCGAGGCGGCGGACCGGGACGAGATGTGGCGGCTGATCCTCGACCTGCCCGACCGCCAGCGCGCGGTGCTGGTGCTGCGCTACTACGAGGACCTCGACGACACGACGATCGCCCAGATCCTGGACTGCTCGCCGGTCACCGTCCGCACCCACGCGATGCGGGCGCTCGCCAACCTGCGGGAGCGCTGCGGTGCCCCGACCACGAACGGGAGCCGACCATGACAGACCTCGACGAGCGGATCGTCCTGACGCTGCGGGAACACGCCGAGGGGCCGGTGGACGGGGACCGACTGCTGGTCGGCTCGGTGCGCCGGGGGCGTACCCGGGTCCGTCGGCGACGGGTCGCCGCCGGTTGCACACTGGGTGTGGTCGCGCTGCTCGGTGCCGGTGTGGCCGTCGGGCCGACCGGTCGCCTGCCCGGCCTCGGTCACACTGTCACTCCCGGCCTGGCCGAGACCACTGTCGCCTTCCTGCCGCCGTCGGTCGACGGCGCTCCGGGTGCGGCGGCACGGCCCGACCGGATCGGCAGGGACCCCGCCCTGCTGCACATCGGCCTCACCTCGGGCGGCCCCCGGTTCCTGGAGTGGAACGTCGGCGGCGGCAAGGAGACCGCCAAGATCGACATTGGTGGCCGGACGGTCACCGTCGAACTGACCTCGGCCGACGTGCTGCGATCCACCGGTGCCTGGAACATGCCGTCGTTGGACGGCCCCGCCGCCAACCTCTACGACGGCACAGTGGTCCGCGCCGTCGGGCCGGACAACGTGCCGATCTGGCGACGTTATTGGCAACCGGCCCCCGGGGTGTACGCCGGCGCCAGCGTGCCCGGCACGGACGAGGGCCCGCTGCACGAGGCCGCCGCCGCGTTGCGGCTCGATCAGGCGTACCGGTGCGCCGGTCCGGTCCGGTTGACCGACCTGCCGACCGGTGCCGAGACCTTCGCCTGTTCGAGTTTCGTGGGCACCTTCCCGGCGGCGTACGCGGTGGTGCTGCGCGTCACCGACAACCAGCTCAGAGGGATGTCTGTCGAGTTCCAGTACGCCGGCACCGCGCTGACGGCCAAGCCACCGGCGAACCGGAGCATCGGCGGCAGACCGGCCTACTACGATCCCTCCTTCGATCCGTCCGGCGCACGGCTGGAACTTCTGGACATCCCGCAGGCCCAACTGTTCGCGGCGTTCAACCACGAACGGAGCTTCAGCGAGGCGGAGGCGACGACGGTGCTCCTCGGGGCGCAGGTCGCCGAACACCTCGACCAGCCCGACACCTGGTGACCGCCCCGGGCCGTCGCGCCGAACGGACCGTACGCTTGGTGACTGTGAGCCCCCGTCGCAATCGCCCTCGCCGGGACGAGAACGCCAACCTGGACGCCGATCGGGTCCGGCAGGGCGTCGCCTCGGTGCAGCAGTGGACCGACGGCGCCTGGCAGGTACGCGGGATCGGCGCGGGCGCGTCGGTCAAGACGTACCGTTGCCCCGGCTGTGACCAGGAGATCCGACCCGGGGTGGCGCACCTGGTGGCCTGGCCGGCGGACGGCCTGGGTGACCTGACCGACCGGCGGCACTGGCACAGCGGTTGCTGGCGCGCCCGGGAGCGGCGCGGCCCGGCGGTGCAGCGCGGCCGGGGCACGCCGCGCTACTGACCGATCCACTGAGCGACCTGGATCACCCTGTTCGTGCCTGGGTGGGCGGCGGCGGCGGTTTCGCGACAGACTTGGGCGGTGAGCACAGCGATCCGCGCCTCGTCGATCCTGCCCGGCCGCCGGGAGAACATCGAGCTGCACACCGCCGACGGTCTGCGGCTGGTCGGCGAGTTGGCGCTGCCGGCCGACCGGCCGCCGGTGGCCACCCTGGTCTGCCTGCACCCGCTGCCCACCCACGGCGGGATGATGGACAGCCACGTCTTCCGCAAGGCGGCCTGGCGGTTGCCCGCGCTGGCCGACCTGGCGGTGCTGCGGTTCAACACCCGGGGCACCAGCAGCCTGCGCGGCACCAGCGAGGGCGAGTTCGACCGTGCGGTGGGCGAGCGGTACGACGTGGCCGCCGCCATCGAGTACGCCGAGTTCGCCGAGCTGCCCGACATCTGGCTCGTCGGCTGGTCGTTCGGCACCGACCTGGCCCTCAAGTACGGTTGCGACCCGGCGATCGCCGGGGCGATCCTGCTCTCCCCGCCGCTGCGCTTCTCGACCCCGGAGGACCTGGCCACCTGGGCCGCCTCGGAGCGGCCGTTGACGGCGCTCGTGCCGGAGTTCGACGACTACCTGCGGCCGACCGAGGCGCGGGAGCGGTTCGGTGCGGTGCCGCACGCCGAGGTGGTCGGGGTGCCCGGCGCCAAGCACCTCTGGGTCGGTGACGCGGAGACGGTGCTCGACGAGATCGTCCGGCGGGTCAACCCCGCCGTCGAGGTGCCACTGCCGAGGACCTGGGACGGCCCGATGGAGGCCGGCGACGTCAGCGCGTACGCCGACCGGACGGTCGCGTCGTTCGCGGACACGCCGGTGCCGCAGCCGGGCGACTGACGGTCACCCTCTCTCCTGGCGGGGCAGCACCACCTCGCGCAGGATCAGTTGCAGCGCGGCCACCGTGGGGATGGCGATCAGCGCGCCCACCACACCCAGCAGCGCCACTCCGAGCAGCGCGGCGAGCAGGGCCGCCACCTCGTTGACCTCGACCGAGCGCCGCATCACCTTCGGGTAGATCAGGTAGTTCTCGGCCTGCTGGTAGACGAGGAAGAACACCGCGCAGGCGATGCCGGTGGGCAGGTCGGCGGCGAAGCCGACCAGGCTCACGATCACCGCGCCCAGGGTCGCGCCGATCTGCGGGATCAGGTCGGTCACCGCGACCACCACCGCCAACGCGAACGGGTACGGCAGCCCGACGATCAGCGCGAACACGAAGGTGATCGCCCCGGCCAGGACCGCGATGCTCAACGCGCCGACCATGTAGGCGCCCACCTTGGCCAGGATCTCGTCGCCGATCAGCTGCACCCGCTCCCGTCGCGAGCGGGGCACCAGCGCGTAGCCCAGGGCGCGCAGCTTGTTGAAGTAGGCCAGGAAGTAGATTGTCAGCACCAGCACGGTGAGCGTCCGGAACACCGTGCCGAAGATCAGTTGGGCCCCACCGAGCACCCCGCCCAGCGCCCGGCCGACAGTCTCCGCGTTGGCCGCGCCCTGCACGCGCTCCACCACGTCGTACCGCTCCACCAGATCGTTGACCGTCGGATTGCGGCGCAGCTCGTCGAGCAGGCTGGGAATCTGGTCGATGAACTGCCCCGACTGGGTGACGATCGGCGGGACCAGCGCGACGACGCCGCCGCAGAGCAGCAGCACCACCGTCAACGCCACGAACGCCACCGCCAGGCCGTGCGGCACACCCCAGCGGCGCAGTCGGACCACCGCCGGGTTGAGACCGACCGCCAGGAAGAGCGCGATCACCACCAGCACCAGGATGCCGCCGGCATTGCGAATCCCCAGATACAGGGTGTACGCCAGCAGCACGCCCAGCGCACCCGTGAAGCCGATCAGGAAGCTGCTGCGACGTAACGGGCGCCCCGGGGTGCCGAACTTCCCGGACGGGACAGCCGGTGGCTCGTCCGGGTCGATCCCCGGCGCGGGGACCGGCACCGGAGGCGGCACCTCGGCCGGCGCGGTCGGCGGGGGATCGGCCGGTGTGTCCGGGGGGCCGGTCGGCTTGTCTGTCGGCCCTTCCGGCTTGTCCGGGTCACCGGCTGACGGGCCTCGCTGCGGCACCAGGACCTCCCGGGTCAGGCGGTGGGTCGACCGGCGACGGCGACGAACGCCCGCCAGGCGGCTGGCGCGAAGACCAGGACCGGGCCGTCCGGGTCCTTGCTGTCCCGCACGCCCACCACCCCGGGCAGATTGTCCGCCACCTCGACGCACTCCCCGTTGCCGCTTCGGCTCGACGTACGCCAGTCTGCGCCGGTCAGGTCCATTCCGTCACAACTTCCTTCATCAGGTCGATCGACTGGCGGCGGGAGAGAGCGCGATTTCTGATCATCTCCCAGCGCGCCAGCAGCGTAGCCACCTCATGGTCACCATCGACCACGAGACCGTCAATCTGGTGCTCCATGTGCCCCACCCAACCACCGTCGGCGCCTCTGGCCAGATTGAACGGTCCCGACAGGCCGACGTGCAGCCCCGTCTCTGCCGGAATGACGTGCAGGCTGATGTGTGGGCGTTCCACGCTGGCGATGAGGTGGGTGATCTGCTCGGCCATCAGCGCTTGGACGTCCTCACCGTCGCGTCGGAGCACCAGCTCGTCGACGACCGCGACGAACTGCGGAGGTTCCGGCTGGACCAGCAGCGACTGGCGGTCGAGGCGGGCGTGGACCCTTCGTTCCACCTCGTCGTCGCTGAGAAGGTCATCGCAGCGGATCACCGCGCGGGCGTAGTTCTCCGTCTGAAGCAGACCGGGGATGAGCGTGGGCTGGAAGCAGCGCAGTTGGCGGGCGCTGCGCTCGGCGTCCAGCCAGGGTCGGAACCAGCTCGGCTGGCCGTCGCGCTCGGCGAGCTTGAGCAGGTAGACGAGCAGACCACCGGTGGTCAGCACCTCGTCGGCGCGGGCCAGGAAGAGGCGGTCCAGTG
Coding sequences within:
- a CDS encoding alpha/beta fold hydrolase; its protein translation is MPRMETEQRIVTANGITQAVRVAGPTDGTPVLLIHGNCSSALFWEPLVRRLPPTQRVVAPDLRGYGDSATAPVDATRGLRDFTDDVAALLDDRTLFAADARPVVVGHSLGGGVAMRLLVDHPHRVGALLLAAPVSPYGFGGTRDLIGTPTTPDFAGTGAGTANQDFVARLAAGDRGVDAPASPRGVLRATYVADPASLGADEDLLLDTVLSTATGDDNYPGTAVPSDNWPGTAPGERGVLNALAPTWFRVADDLVAVAEKPPIAWVRGDADVIVSDTSLFDLAYLGSLGVVPGWPGEEVCPPQPMVGQTRAVLERYAAEGGAYHEVVLPGCGHSPHLERPTEFVAELLALTSTATT
- a CDS encoding 3-hydroxyacyl-CoA dehydrogenase family protein, with protein sequence MGAGIVEVFARNGIDVVAVEISEPALERGRATLTGSTDRAVAKGKLAAADRDALHERVHFAVGLNALHSVDLVIEAVPEHLDLKQRIFAELDRVCRPETILATNTSSLSVTEISVATSRPNQVIGIHFFNPAPVMKLVEVVRTVVTSPEVVADVEALCARLGKVDVTINDRAGFIANALLFGYLNHAVGMVESHYATREDIDAAMKLGCGLPMGPLALMDLIGLDTAYEILDTMYRRGGRDRRHAPVPLLKQMVTAGLLGRKSGRGFYTYERPGSPKVVPDETTPLATDTAVAGGTRAITKIGIVGSGTMATGIIEVFAKAGYEVVSVTRGVEKSATVCEAVKTSLNKGVVRGRLTEDDRDAALGRITWSATLDHLADVDLVVEAVVEELSVKKALFASLDEICKPGVVLATTTSSLPVIDVAMATQRPADVVGLHFFNPAPVMPLVEVVRTIRTSPETTATARAVCAALGKTGVVCGDRSGFIVNALLFPYLNDAVKMLEASYSTADDIDHAMKLGCGYPMGPFELLDVVGLDVSLAIQRELYLELREPGFAPAPLLEHLVTAGYLGRKTRRGFRDHSHR
- a CDS encoding DUF397 domain-containing protein encodes the protein MDLTGADWRTSSRSGNGECVEVADNLPGVVGVRDSKDPDGPVLVFAPAAWRAFVAVAGRPTA
- a CDS encoding helix-turn-helix domain-containing protein; amino-acid sequence: MIRAQLRRLRTAAGMSQEDFGRLVHYSGSMVSALELGQRPLDRLFLARADEVLTTGGLLVYLLKLAERDGQPSWFRPWLDAERSARQLRCFQPTLIPGLLQTENYARAVIRCDDLLSDDEVERRVHARLDRQSLLVQPEPPQFVAVVDELVLRRDGEDVQALMAEQITHLIASVERPHISLHVIPAETGLHVGLSGPFNLARGADGGWVGHMEHQIDGLVVDGDHEVATLLARWEMIRNRALSRRQSIDLMKEVVTEWT
- a CDS encoding FHA domain-containing protein is translated as MEEHPELMPLLTVAGGPMRGASFRVRTEPQVIGRAPTGHVVINDPHLSRRHAEVWLAPEGLSLRDLGSTNGTWLNDRRITQVELLSDGDVIRLGRTELRLFDPGVALTDPVGLSFGPSRRDVRPTLPLPLATPPGTRR
- a CDS encoding alpha/beta hydrolase, producing MSTAIRASSILPGRRENIELHTADGLRLVGELALPADRPPVATLVCLHPLPTHGGMMDSHVFRKAAWRLPALADLAVLRFNTRGTSSLRGTSEGEFDRAVGERYDVAAAIEYAEFAELPDIWLVGWSFGTDLALKYGCDPAIAGAILLSPPLRFSTPEDLATWAASERPLTALVPEFDDYLRPTEARERFGAVPHAEVVGVPGAKHLWVGDAETVLDEIVRRVNPAVEVPLPRTWDGPMEAGDVSAYADRTVASFADTPVPQPGD
- a CDS encoding SigE family RNA polymerase sigma factor is translated as MTFEEYVSSRGPALVRLARLLTGDAHRAEDLTQEVLSQAYVQWRRIARADRPDVYVRRMLVNANNSWWRRRSSRELVVDTFADRPHRGDLGGEAADRDEMWRLILDLPDRQRAVLVLRYYEDLDDTTIAQILDCSPVTVRTHAMRALANLRERCGAPTTNGSRP
- a CDS encoding AI-2E family transporter gives rise to the protein MPQRGPSAGDPDKPEGPTDKPTGPPDTPADPPPTAPAEVPPPVPVPAPGIDPDEPPAVPSGKFGTPGRPLRRSSFLIGFTGALGVLLAYTLYLGIRNAGGILVLVVIALFLAVGLNPAVVRLRRWGVPHGLAVAFVALTVVLLLCGGVVALVPPIVTQSGQFIDQIPSLLDELRRNPTVNDLVERYDVVERVQGAANAETVGRALGGVLGGAQLIFGTVFRTLTVLVLTIYFLAYFNKLRALGYALVPRSRRERVQLIGDEILAKVGAYMVGALSIAVLAGAITFVFALIVGLPYPFALAVVVAVTDLIPQIGATLGAVIVSLVGFAADLPTGIACAVFFLVYQQAENYLIYPKVMRRSVEVNEVAALLAALLGVALLGVVGALIAIPTVAALQLILREVVLPRQERG